In a single window of the Papaver somniferum cultivar HN1 chromosome 8, ASM357369v1, whole genome shotgun sequence genome:
- the LOC113305214 gene encoding F-box/kelch-repeat protein At3g23880-like produces MISEFDDDKLHNVIHSISYDPLSFSSNEFHLYGVEIESTETILWNPHSDEYKELPKSPNKSVDRIRSPYAFGYDYSAGYYKVICLDDVDDGSSVDVYTIGPNLWKSTRIIPHRMYPVEEPGVLLNGVFHWLGYMTDNYSDVIISLDISGKKFKALQPQKVSLEKKQCGLSAGVLKDCISVLCSGINVEVRVMQDYGVQESWTRYYTITHEGIPRAYTLKLMWSFSSGEILFATGGRYLADLVLYDPNDGSARKPNMHVENQIFPFQNGMNAIVLKA; encoded by the exons ATGATATCTGAATTCGACGACGATAAGTTACACAATGTAATCCACTCCATAAGCTATGATCCATTATCTTTTTCTTCGAatgaatttcatttgtatggTGTGGAAATTG agTCAACAGAAACAATTCTTTGGAATCCCCACAGTGATGAATACAAGGAATTACCCAAATCTCCAAATAAATCTGTGGACCGAATTAGGTCTCCATATGCTTTTGGTTATGATTACAGTGCTGGTTATTACAAAGTGATATGCTTGGATGACGTTGACGATGGTTCTTCAGTTGATGTTTATACGATTGGTCCAAATTTATGGAAAAGCACTCGAATCATCCCTCACCGGATGTATCCGGTGGAAGAGCCTGGAGTACTTCTTAATGGAGTTTTTCATTGGCTAGGTTACATGACTGACAATTATTCTGATGTTATAATCTCTCTGGATATCAGCGGTAAGAAATTCAAAGCATTGCAACCACAAAAAGTATCTTTAGAGAAAAAGCAATGTGGGTTGAGTGCTGGAGTGTTGAAAGACTGCATTTCTGTACTTTGTTCTGGTATTAATGTTGAAGTACGAGTGATGCAGGATTATGGAGTTCAAGAATCTTGGACCAGATATTATACTATAACCCATGAGGGAATTCCGAGAGCCTATACTTTGAAGCTCATGTGGTCTTTCAGCAGTGGGGAGATTCTATTCGCGACCGGTGGTCGTTATCTTGCTGATCTGGTTCTGTATGACCCAAACGATGGAAGTGCTAGAAAACCAAATATGCATGTAGAGAACCAAATATTCCCATTTCAGAATGGGATGAATGCAATTGTCTTGAAAGCTTAG